In the genome of Hyphomonas sp. Mor2, one region contains:
- a CDS encoding PaaI family thioesterase encodes MSASTPGLRDMQLALEAAPFHRWLGLKVISADEEAIRLEMPWRDEIVSNPRTQSAHGGILAALIDLTGFYALLAAGSVPVATADLRVDYHKPATPGRLTITGRIVRLGSTLSVAEASITNADGDLLSSGRGAYQMPRRSQ; translated from the coding sequence ATGAGCGCCTCAACTCCAGGTCTCAGGGACATGCAGCTTGCGCTTGAAGCTGCTCCCTTTCATCGATGGCTTGGGCTCAAGGTAATCAGCGCAGACGAAGAAGCGATCAGACTTGAGATGCCCTGGCGGGATGAAATTGTCTCCAATCCGCGCACCCAATCTGCGCATGGCGGAATTCTCGCCGCCTTGATTGATCTCACAGGATTTTATGCCTTGTTGGCCGCTGGCAGCGTGCCGGTTGCTACCGCTGACTTGCGCGTCGACTATCATAAGCCCGCCACACCCGGTCGGCTTACCATAACGGGAAGAATCGTCCGACTGGGGTCGACACTATCAGTCGCCGAAGCATCTATAACCAACGCTGATGGCGACCTGCTTTCGAGCGGACGCGGTGCCTACCAGATGCCGAGGCGTTCGCAATGA
- a CDS encoding efflux RND transporter periplasmic adaptor subunit, whose amino-acid sequence MIRLTVFLCLLCSLIGACTDGGHEDPSAAPQTDIIAESEASIIRVETISAEETILAEPLIASGTVAAKQTSNIGALAEGVVERIFVRVGDRVQKGAPLFRTRQIDYQRRLIEAEAMRDVAQAEVARAKTLVDRYTPLAPDGVVSGVVFDDAKTALEVARANLRLSETEVETARQALTDTIVRAPFNGSVTARYIDEGVFMSNSFSGMGNSAVVQIQECEIAAGILFAPESELARLRLGLTGRLYVDGRGDPIQSEILILNDRVDPVSRMVEFRMAFANPDCRVKAGQSVRAEVNVDQRPAIVVPRIAVRGTGDDRYIYIVSGGKVQRRIVKISDLDAGRTEVLDGLSIGEKVILSSSQPLYDGAVVEPAAS is encoded by the coding sequence ATGATTCGCCTGACAGTTTTCCTTTGCCTTTTGTGCTCTCTGATCGGCGCATGCACCGATGGTGGACACGAAGATCCATCTGCTGCGCCGCAAACCGACATCATTGCCGAGTCTGAGGCGTCCATCATACGGGTTGAGACGATATCCGCTGAAGAGACAATACTCGCCGAACCTCTCATCGCTTCAGGCACTGTCGCCGCCAAGCAAACCAGCAATATTGGTGCATTGGCAGAGGGCGTCGTCGAGCGTATTTTCGTCCGGGTCGGTGACCGAGTTCAAAAGGGCGCCCCGCTATTCCGTACCCGGCAGATCGACTATCAGCGTAGACTTATCGAAGCTGAAGCAATGCGCGACGTCGCGCAGGCTGAGGTGGCTCGTGCGAAGACCCTCGTAGATCGTTATACGCCACTGGCACCTGATGGTGTGGTCTCAGGTGTGGTCTTTGATGATGCCAAAACTGCCCTGGAAGTCGCTCGTGCCAATTTGCGGCTCAGCGAGACGGAAGTAGAAACCGCCAGGCAAGCGCTCACCGATACGATCGTGCGCGCACCATTCAACGGCTCTGTCACAGCACGTTACATCGATGAAGGTGTGTTCATGTCAAACAGCTTTTCCGGGATGGGCAATTCAGCGGTCGTTCAAATCCAGGAATGCGAAATTGCCGCGGGCATATTATTTGCGCCAGAGTCTGAGCTTGCGCGTCTGCGCCTTGGCTTGACGGGTCGTCTTTATGTCGATGGCCGCGGCGATCCGATTCAATCCGAGATTCTGATTTTGAACGACCGCGTGGACCCTGTCTCGCGAATGGTTGAATTTCGCATGGCGTTTGCCAATCCGGACTGCCGTGTAAAGGCTGGGCAATCGGTTCGCGCCGAAGTGAATGTCGATCAACGCCCCGCCATAGTCGTGCCGCGAATAGCTGTGCGTGGCACAGGTGACGACCGCTACATCTACATCGTCTCAGGCGGGAAAGTGCAGCGGCGCATCGTCAAAATTTCAGACCTGGACGCAGGCCGAACCGAGGTTCTTGACGGGTTGTCGATCGGAGAAAAGGTGATCCTGAGCTCATCCCAGCCGCTTTATGATGGAGCCGTCGTCGAGCCTGCAGCGTCATGA
- a CDS encoding efflux RND transporter permease subunit, with product MWLVDLSIRRAVFAVMIIAALVGLGYMSMGRLGVDLFPDVEFPYVNVTATLDGASPETVESEITDILEEYINTIDGIETLQSFSSEGQSQILIEFDLRSDAREKVQDVRDKVQLARAELPPDMDPPIVDKVDPDAAPIISVMIAGDLPIADLTAFADDVAKERLQRIDGVGSVNMVGGRERDVRIWLDNERLRAFGVTADDVRQAIQNEHAELPGGRLETAARTKEFGVKTVAEVTSADGFAELPVAYRENGVTIRISDIARVEDGLEDERSAALLNGRRGISLDIRKQSGRNTVEVARNVKEATERLRKIAPTGVTVIATRDVSKFIESSIEDVTHDVVIAIGLVIAVTFTFLLNVRATLTVATAIPTSLVATFFGFYLLGFTINVLTLLALTVAIGLLVDDAIVVVEAIMKELEEGKPPLQAAREGTRKVGLAVFAGTAATLAVFVPIAFMDGIVGRFFYQYGLAIVFSVSVSLLVALTLTPMLASRFLRSGSVFFIFRPLDAFWDGVERVYASIVTLAVRFRLIVILIAVSSVFAGAWYAAQVPSGFTSRADRSEFQGSIELPLGTGVTAALRTAQEADQALRKIDHIEDVFLSIGSGSQADVHIIELYASLTPKQQRSKGQFEIMDEAREAIRGAAPDAVKVSVLEVPWVSGTTSGSSDLDLLLKGSDLVSLSQYADRLVREMRSRSAFADVRTSFESGRPEAQILFDRRRAGDQGVSARSLASTARIALGGVDAGTFEEDGKRYDIRLRLEEDQRESVTDFDRIQVRGVDGRLVDIGAVSQVQFASGPSQIDRSDRARKISVLGSSATGVSLGEATNELLAVLDAHPPPQGIVYSMGGMAERMQETAGAIGFALALALLALYMVLASQFNSFVQPLVIMVTAPLSFSGAFAGLYYFGLESSLFAQIGLIGLMGIVMKNGILLVDRANQLTEDGMSPRGAILQACPERLRPVLMTAFSAIFGMIPVAFATSDGAEWRNALGALLIGGLTSSTLLTLIVVPAFFMMLSDVASILARISSRLLWPFNRLNRKDGEDSQMTAFATGDEEHVPTASHT from the coding sequence ATGTGGCTCGTCGATCTATCGATACGGCGAGCGGTCTTTGCGGTCATGATTATCGCGGCACTTGTGGGGCTTGGTTACATGTCGATGGGGAGACTGGGCGTTGACCTCTTCCCCGATGTCGAATTTCCATATGTGAATGTTACGGCCACACTGGACGGTGCTTCCCCAGAAACAGTCGAGTCCGAAATCACCGACATTCTGGAGGAGTACATAAATACAATTGATGGCATTGAGACGCTGCAATCCTTTTCCAGCGAAGGGCAGTCTCAAATTCTTATTGAGTTCGATTTGAGGTCCGACGCCCGTGAGAAGGTCCAGGATGTTCGAGACAAGGTACAGCTTGCCCGCGCGGAGCTACCTCCAGACATGGACCCGCCCATTGTTGATAAGGTGGATCCGGACGCTGCACCGATCATTTCCGTCATGATCGCTGGAGACCTGCCAATTGCCGACCTCACAGCGTTTGCCGATGACGTCGCCAAGGAACGCCTTCAGCGGATTGACGGGGTTGGCTCAGTCAACATGGTTGGAGGGCGTGAACGGGACGTTCGGATATGGCTCGACAATGAACGCCTGCGCGCCTTTGGCGTCACGGCAGATGATGTCCGCCAAGCGATACAGAATGAACATGCGGAGCTCCCGGGTGGGCGGCTGGAAACCGCTGCCCGCACAAAGGAGTTCGGCGTCAAGACAGTCGCTGAAGTCACCAGTGCGGATGGCTTTGCCGAACTACCGGTTGCCTACCGAGAGAATGGCGTCACCATCCGCATCTCCGATATCGCACGTGTCGAAGATGGGTTGGAGGATGAACGCTCAGCTGCCTTGCTGAATGGCAGGCGGGGAATATCACTCGATATTCGAAAACAGTCAGGCCGTAACACAGTGGAAGTCGCACGCAATGTGAAGGAGGCGACAGAGCGTCTTCGGAAAATTGCCCCTACCGGTGTAACTGTCATTGCGACCCGCGATGTTTCCAAATTCATCGAGAGCTCAATTGAGGACGTTACCCACGACGTGGTGATCGCAATTGGCCTCGTGATCGCTGTGACATTCACTTTCCTCTTGAACGTCAGAGCTACGTTAACTGTCGCCACCGCGATCCCAACATCTTTGGTGGCGACCTTTTTTGGATTCTACCTGCTCGGATTTACGATCAATGTCCTTACCCTGTTGGCGCTGACTGTCGCGATCGGTCTTCTTGTCGATGACGCCATCGTCGTCGTCGAGGCCATCATGAAGGAGCTGGAGGAGGGCAAGCCCCCTCTCCAGGCGGCCCGCGAGGGGACGCGCAAGGTTGGCTTGGCGGTGTTTGCAGGAACTGCGGCGACACTCGCTGTATTTGTGCCTATCGCCTTTATGGATGGGATCGTCGGGCGGTTTTTTTACCAATATGGATTGGCGATCGTCTTTTCGGTATCGGTCTCATTGCTCGTTGCGCTTACGCTGACCCCAATGCTCGCATCGCGCTTTCTCAGGTCGGGAAGTGTTTTCTTTATTTTTCGCCCGTTGGATGCGTTCTGGGACGGCGTTGAACGTGTATACGCGTCAATTGTGACGCTCGCCGTGCGATTTCGATTGATCGTCATACTTATCGCAGTCTCGTCCGTCTTTGCCGGTGCGTGGTATGCCGCCCAAGTTCCGTCCGGGTTTACATCCCGGGCAGACAGGAGCGAATTTCAGGGCTCAATCGAACTACCGCTGGGCACCGGCGTTACAGCGGCACTGCGGACGGCACAAGAAGCTGACCAAGCACTCCGCAAAATTGACCACATTGAGGATGTGTTCCTGTCCATTGGATCTGGCTCGCAAGCCGATGTCCACATAATAGAACTCTATGCTTCTCTGACACCGAAGCAGCAACGCTCGAAAGGCCAGTTCGAGATCATGGATGAAGCGCGCGAAGCTATACGCGGAGCAGCGCCCGATGCGGTCAAAGTGTCAGTTCTTGAAGTGCCTTGGGTTAGCGGCACAACCTCCGGCAGCAGCGATCTCGATTTGTTGCTAAAGGGAAGTGATCTGGTTTCTCTTTCGCAGTATGCTGACAGGTTGGTGCGGGAGATGCGCTCGCGTTCTGCTTTCGCCGATGTCAGGACGAGTTTTGAGAGCGGGCGGCCTGAGGCCCAGATATTGTTTGACCGAAGGCGCGCAGGTGACCAAGGCGTATCAGCGAGGTCGCTTGCCTCAACTGCCCGGATTGCGCTCGGCGGGGTTGATGCAGGCACATTTGAAGAGGATGGGAAACGCTACGACATCCGTCTTCGCCTCGAAGAGGACCAGAGAGAAAGCGTAACGGACTTTGACCGTATACAGGTGCGCGGAGTTGATGGCCGTCTCGTGGACATCGGCGCGGTCTCACAAGTGCAGTTCGCATCGGGGCCGTCACAGATTGATCGGTCTGACCGTGCGCGAAAAATATCTGTGCTTGGCAGTTCTGCAACCGGTGTGTCGCTGGGCGAGGCTACTAATGAGCTGCTTGCAGTTCTGGATGCCCATCCACCGCCCCAGGGTATCGTTTACTCAATGGGCGGAATGGCTGAACGAATGCAGGAGACAGCTGGCGCAATCGGTTTTGCGCTCGCTCTCGCCTTGCTGGCGCTCTACATGGTGTTGGCCAGCCAGTTTAACTCATTCGTTCAGCCGCTCGTAATCATGGTAACGGCACCGCTCAGCTTTTCCGGCGCGTTCGCCGGGCTATACTATTTCGGCCTGGAGTCTTCGCTCTTTGCGCAGATTGGGCTCATTGGTTTGATGGGGATCGTCATGAAAAACGGCATCCTCCTGGTCGACCGGGCGAACCAATTGACTGAAGACGGAATGTCGCCCCGTGGCGCGATCCTCCAGGCCTGCCCGGAACGCTTGCGCCCGGTTCTGATGACAGCATTTTCAGCAATATTCGGCATGATACCGGTAGCATTTGCGACATCAGACGGTGCGGAGTGGCGCAACGCTCTAGGCGCGCTACTCATCGGAGGTTTGACGTCATCAACACTCCTTACATTGATCGTTGTCCCGGCCTTCTTCATGATGCTCAGCGATGTCGCCAGTATCTTGGCACGGATCAGTAGCCGACTTTTATGGCCGTTCAATCGGCTCAACCGAAAGGATGGTGAAGATTCACAAATGACAGCGTTTGCAACGGGCGACGAAGAGCACGTGCCAACCGCTAGCCACACATAG
- a CDS encoding site-specific integrase: MSGAKKHLTDALARKAKPKSREYALADVAQQGFALRVQPSGSKAWILRTRVEGKLRRFTIGSPNTMNADEARTRALQLRIEHQPKTVIQLASADEPTITFRELSQYLLQAKAGVWKPSTIKAVTTYLKAELLPAFGDRPINRLTTAEVAAWFHAYSTRRPGGANQALSHLRTALKFARETGRLPRETPDPSSPIRKNTRRARGRLLNATQLAKLGAWLEAPHLRWLDVADAIHLILLTGCRSGEISRLQWAEVLEDRLRLKVSKTGSRDVVLTPPAIAILARRRKGARSIYVFPASHDPGMPIGTLDVPWRSIRERIGLPREIRLHDLRHTYASQAIMTGETLSMAGQLLGHRRPQTTEIYAHLDARHLADAADRVSQSIHECLESGCEAAV, encoded by the coding sequence ATGAGCGGAGCTAAGAAACACTTGACCGATGCGCTGGCCCGAAAGGCAAAGCCCAAGTCACGGGAATACGCCCTGGCAGACGTAGCTCAGCAAGGGTTTGCCCTTCGTGTTCAGCCATCCGGTTCCAAAGCATGGATTCTGAGGACGCGGGTCGAAGGTAAGCTGCGCCGGTTCACGATTGGATCGCCAAACACAATGAATGCCGACGAAGCGCGAACTCGTGCGCTCCAACTGCGCATAGAGCACCAGCCGAAAACTGTCATTCAACTCGCGAGTGCAGACGAACCCACCATCACGTTCCGCGAACTCAGCCAATACCTGCTGCAAGCGAAAGCTGGCGTGTGGAAACCGAGCACGATCAAGGCGGTGACCACTTACCTCAAGGCCGAACTACTTCCCGCCTTTGGAGATCGTCCGATCAATCGGCTCACAACCGCAGAAGTGGCCGCTTGGTTTCATGCATATAGCACCCGAAGGCCGGGAGGAGCCAATCAAGCACTTTCGCACCTGCGCACAGCCTTGAAGTTTGCGAGGGAAACCGGTCGCCTGCCGCGTGAGACACCAGACCCATCGAGCCCGATCCGCAAAAACACAAGGCGAGCGCGGGGACGGCTCCTGAATGCAACCCAGCTCGCAAAGCTGGGAGCTTGGCTAGAAGCACCACACCTGCGCTGGTTGGATGTCGCCGATGCTATCCACCTGATCCTGCTTACTGGCTGCAGGTCCGGAGAAATTTCGCGCTTGCAGTGGGCTGAAGTTCTTGAGGACAGGCTACGGCTAAAGGTATCGAAGACCGGCAGTCGGGACGTGGTTCTGACGCCGCCCGCCATAGCAATTCTGGCGCGTCGACGCAAAGGCGCGCGGTCGATTTACGTTTTTCCTGCCAGTCACGATCCCGGCATGCCCATCGGGACATTGGATGTGCCGTGGCGATCTATCCGGGAGCGTATCGGATTGCCCCGTGAAATTCGCTTGCACGACCTTCGTCACACCTACGCCAGTCAAGCCATCATGACCGGTGAAACGCTTAGCATGGCGGGCCAGTTGCTCGGCCATCGCAGGCCGCAAACAACCGAAATATATGCTCACCTTGATGCGCGGCACTTGGCTGATGCGGCGGACAGGGTCTCGCAATCGATACATGAATGTCTGGAATCAGGGTGTGAAGCAGCCGTTTGA
- a CDS encoding site-specific integrase, whose protein sequence is MVIKKMAFASVYASIEQANLDPDFCFPVCPERFPGMCSLLCPDGEASGGNPMLAKQTKKASRNQTPDKDRFEWDDKEPGLGVRFRTGRNPTWYLQTRIEGKTVRRSLGLLSDFSLADAREIAREARDELSGAAPAPVLVPEISKATVTDFSEQFLKDGAPNWKPATIKAHRYVISRFIVPAFGTRDLASLTAEEVAAWWSGLDASAGTRNRTLAVLSGIIRHGELLGLRSPGLNPCQGLRRRKSSFKAYRLTSEDYGRLGRAIRGVKTRWPVEAAIFRFLALTGCRKSEARFLQWSMIDGKRAALPDSKTGPRAIWLGSPALKLLAEQPTLSEYVFAKRGKPVSKNQLDKIWHRVREHAELSTLRLHDLRHGFASVAISSGEPLRTVSGLLGHSDLQTTAGYAQFAEEPVRAAAARVADHLGEALAAQKFQPAPLPKGIVADFLAQGLPMDAFAEINGISLSTLRQKLAQHFKDVRASRAISEGMEQ, encoded by the coding sequence GTGGTGATCAAGAAGATGGCGTTTGCGTCCGTCTATGCTTCCATCGAACAGGCCAACTTGGACCCGGATTTCTGCTTCCCCGTGTGTCCTGAGCGCTTCCCCGGGATGTGCAGTCTTTTGTGTCCTGACGGGGAAGCATCAGGAGGTAATCCCATGCTCGCCAAACAAACCAAGAAAGCATCCCGCAACCAAACACCCGACAAAGATCGCTTTGAATGGGATGACAAAGAACCCGGTCTCGGTGTTCGTTTCCGAACCGGACGTAACCCGACCTGGTATTTGCAAACCCGTATCGAAGGCAAAACCGTTCGCCGCTCGCTCGGGTTGCTAAGTGATTTTTCCCTTGCTGACGCCAGAGAGATTGCGCGCGAAGCCAGAGATGAATTGTCCGGAGCGGCACCTGCGCCAGTCCTCGTGCCTGAAATCTCAAAAGCGACGGTTACAGACTTCTCCGAACAGTTTCTGAAGGACGGCGCGCCCAACTGGAAACCGGCCACTATAAAGGCGCACCGTTATGTCATTTCGCGGTTCATTGTTCCCGCCTTCGGCACCCGCGACCTTGCCTCCCTGACTGCCGAGGAGGTTGCCGCATGGTGGTCCGGTCTCGATGCGTCTGCAGGAACCCGGAACCGCACCCTTGCCGTGCTGTCTGGAATCATTCGGCACGGAGAACTGCTGGGTTTGCGCTCGCCGGGGCTTAACCCCTGCCAGGGGCTCCGGCGACGCAAGTCCAGCTTCAAGGCCTATAGATTGACGTCTGAAGATTATGGACGGCTTGGTAGGGCCATAAGAGGCGTTAAAACGCGCTGGCCGGTGGAAGCTGCGATATTTCGATTTCTTGCCCTGACAGGTTGTCGCAAATCCGAGGCGCGTTTCCTGCAATGGAGTATGATCGACGGAAAACGCGCGGCGTTGCCTGACAGCAAAACCGGACCTCGCGCTATCTGGCTTGGGTCTCCAGCTCTCAAACTGCTCGCTGAACAGCCGACTCTCTCTGAATACGTCTTCGCCAAACGCGGCAAGCCTGTTTCCAAAAACCAACTCGACAAAATATGGCACCGCGTCCGCGAACATGCAGAGCTCTCTACGCTCAGGCTTCATGACCTTCGGCACGGGTTCGCTTCGGTTGCCATCTCATCAGGCGAACCGCTGCGAACTGTGTCTGGTCTTTTGGGACATTCAGACCTGCAAACGACAGCGGGTTACGCTCAGTTTGCCGAAGAACCGGTTCGCGCAGCGGCAGCGCGGGTCGCAGATCATTTGGGCGAGGCTCTGGCCGCGCAGAAGTTCCAGCCTGCGCCTCTGCCCAAAGGCATAGTCGCCGACTTCCTCGCCCAAGGTCTGCCGATGGACGCCTTTGCCGAAATCAACGGTATTAGCCTATCTACTCTGCGCCAGAAACTTGCGCAGCACTTCAAGGACGTTCGCGCGTCACGTGCCATCAGTGAGGGAATGGAACAATGA
- the mobF gene encoding MobF family relaxase has product MVASISARKSVSAAVAYFKHMAQDEYYTKENEAEAESDWDGRGSERLALDGDVTRKDFETLLNGYDPKTGEPLVQTGNKSHAPGWDMTYSAPKSVSVLWALSTPHERSKIEAAHRNAVSVATKHLEENHAFTRRGKGGAIREQVAGLTIARFHHHTSRDLDPQLHTHAFIFNAAPRHDQTWGTLVSRELYKAQKETGAIYRNQLANALEREGHVIDRQGSSFRMRAIPRHIERVFSKRRQAIEEAAKAHGYRTPKGMELAALRTRQAKRPRERAALFQAWSQEARAMGFKLPDHQQQIEASRGVPKAIQTERTTASSATLNQSVQRLVLSAALAFRAPRGMSGLNVSLRNSNRDRDIEAER; this is encoded by the coding sequence ATGGTCGCGTCAATCTCCGCGCGCAAATCCGTCTCTGCCGCGGTCGCATACTTCAAGCACATGGCTCAAGACGAATACTACACGAAGGAAAATGAAGCTGAAGCTGAAAGCGATTGGGACGGACGCGGTTCGGAACGCCTCGCACTGGATGGCGACGTCACCCGAAAAGACTTCGAAACACTCTTGAATGGCTATGATCCCAAAACCGGGGAGCCGCTTGTGCAGACGGGTAACAAATCTCACGCCCCCGGATGGGATATGACTTATAGCGCTCCAAAATCAGTTTCAGTTTTGTGGGCGCTCTCAACGCCACATGAGCGATCCAAAATTGAAGCGGCTCATCGGAATGCCGTTTCGGTGGCGACGAAACACTTGGAGGAAAATCATGCCTTCACGCGGCGCGGAAAAGGAGGCGCAATACGAGAGCAAGTCGCGGGTCTAACGATCGCTCGCTTCCATCACCATACGAGCCGAGATCTGGACCCGCAGCTACACACGCATGCATTTATCTTCAACGCCGCTCCGCGCCATGATCAAACATGGGGAACGCTCGTAAGCCGCGAGCTTTACAAAGCGCAGAAGGAAACCGGCGCGATCTATCGAAACCAGTTGGCGAACGCTCTCGAGCGGGAAGGACATGTGATCGACCGACAAGGCAGTTCTTTTCGAATGCGCGCGATCCCTCGTCATATCGAACGAGTATTCTCAAAGCGCCGCCAAGCGATCGAGGAAGCGGCTAAAGCACATGGATACAGAACGCCGAAAGGGATGGAACTCGCGGCGCTCCGCACGCGGCAAGCGAAGCGTCCACGCGAACGCGCCGCTCTATTTCAAGCATGGTCTCAAGAAGCGCGGGCGATGGGTTTCAAGTTGCCAGACCACCAGCAACAGATCGAAGCAAGCCGCGGTGTTCCAAAGGCAATACAAACCGAAAGGACGACTGCTTCATCAGCCACTTTAAACCAGTCCGTTCAACGACTTGTATTGTCAGCGGCACTGGCCTTTCGAGCGCCTCGAGGCATGTCGGGATTGAATGTATCTCTTCGCAATTCAAACCGAGATCGTGACATCGAAGCTGAACGCTGA
- a CDS encoding type IV secretion system DNA-binding domain-containing protein — protein sequence MDACGKARLTSLIQDPVGVQTWSRCEATMQHYGTRDAFNWRHNLVSVLAVLSLTSFGVFAWFVMNGTKSPKVVRGRKHFKGSAASSELRKVSNKECKRSGPGIEFPLKIPMSRDRESRHFLAWGSTGAGKTTAMLLLMLGAIHRGDKTLILDTKGDLTSRLPYIGGLIAPHDARSMKWDIAYDCRTPQEARELAARIIPPSGSDPMWSNAARDIFIACIVSLQNVYRDAWSWGSLRDLVLADAEALLQVAQQHYPAATQYLSDPTNKTAQSVLTTFKAHMNIVLVLGDAWPQSAGGFSIRKWLELPNCNPIILQRDGQFPQLSKAWISGIISLLASYAGSPAMRENPITRTWLFLDEFPQLDRMDHFSTLLDVGRSKGISVVLGAQDLSQIRKTYGPDQANAWIGMIGTHIITRMNLGESAEITSRLLGKQTVEFERKSETWTNGQRSVTKAIAREERDVITPSELSDHLGVTKHGVRALMVGPGQHVYDVDIPFLDLPEQRPASAPADWTSKCARDLAPLPERNPLLEERPILSPDIANFISRKAVDGFDA from the coding sequence ATGGACGCGTGCGGCAAGGCTCGTCTGACATCTCTGATTCAAGATCCGGTCGGCGTTCAAACATGGTCTCGATGCGAAGCCACCATGCAGCACTATGGCACTCGAGATGCGTTCAATTGGCGACACAACCTAGTTTCAGTTTTGGCTGTTCTTAGCCTGACCTCTTTTGGCGTGTTCGCTTGGTTCGTCATGAATGGAACAAAGTCTCCGAAAGTCGTTCGCGGGCGAAAGCATTTCAAAGGCTCGGCTGCTTCAAGCGAGCTCCGGAAGGTATCGAACAAGGAATGTAAGCGATCGGGCCCCGGTATCGAGTTTCCACTCAAAATTCCGATGAGCCGCGATCGAGAAAGCAGGCACTTCCTCGCTTGGGGAAGCACCGGTGCCGGTAAGACGACCGCTATGCTCCTTCTGATGCTTGGCGCCATTCACCGTGGCGACAAAACCCTCATCCTCGACACCAAGGGCGACCTAACCTCTAGACTTCCATACATTGGTGGATTGATCGCACCTCACGACGCGCGATCGATGAAGTGGGATATCGCATATGATTGCCGCACACCTCAGGAAGCGCGCGAACTCGCTGCGCGAATAATTCCGCCTAGTGGTTCAGACCCAATGTGGTCGAACGCAGCTCGCGACATCTTCATCGCGTGCATCGTCTCGTTGCAAAATGTCTATCGAGACGCCTGGAGTTGGGGATCCTTACGCGACCTTGTGCTCGCAGATGCTGAGGCGCTGCTACAGGTTGCCCAACAACACTATCCCGCGGCGACACAGTATTTAAGTGATCCAACCAATAAGACTGCTCAAAGTGTTCTCACCACATTCAAAGCGCACATGAACATCGTCTTGGTATTGGGAGATGCTTGGCCACAAAGCGCCGGTGGATTTTCAATTCGCAAATGGTTGGAGCTACCCAATTGCAATCCGATCATTCTGCAGCGCGACGGACAATTTCCCCAACTATCCAAGGCATGGATCTCCGGGATCATCAGCTTACTCGCCAGCTACGCTGGATCTCCAGCCATGCGCGAAAACCCGATCACTCGAACCTGGCTCTTTCTCGATGAATTTCCTCAATTGGATCGGATGGATCACTTCTCGACCCTATTGGATGTCGGACGCTCCAAAGGCATTAGCGTGGTCTTGGGGGCGCAAGATCTTTCTCAAATCCGCAAGACCTATGGTCCTGATCAAGCCAATGCCTGGATTGGCATGATCGGTACGCACATTATCACTCGGATGAACTTGGGAGAGAGCGCTGAAATTACCAGCCGCCTTCTCGGCAAACAAACCGTGGAATTCGAACGAAAGAGCGAGACTTGGACCAACGGACAGCGGTCCGTCACGAAAGCCATCGCGCGAGAAGAACGAGATGTTATCACACCCTCGGAGCTTTCCGATCATCTCGGTGTCACCAAGCATGGCGTTCGGGCATTGATGGTCGGCCCTGGCCAACACGTCTATGACGTCGATATCCCATTCCTCGATTTGCCAGAACAACGCCCGGCAAGCGCGCCAGCCGATTGGACGTCTAAATGTGCGAGAGACCTCGCGCCGCTTCCCGAACGCAATCCCCTGCTAGAAGAGCGACCAATCCTGTCTCCCGATATAGCGAACTTTATCAGCCGGAAAGCCGTAGACGGATTTGACGCGTAA